Below is a window of Acidobacteriota bacterium DNA.
CTTGTAACTACGTTTTCGTCTTTTTCGGCTTACGCTTTTCGCGTTTTGGAGCGTCTTTATTTCCCATGGCGATAGTTTCCCACAGTGTTGGAGATGGCGCCAGTCCATGAATTTCGACGCGTGCTCCGAAAGGTACTCCCACCGAACCCGGCGGGTACTCAGCCAATCGGGCGACAATCAGGTAAAATATTGTTACCGAGGTTTGTACTCCATGCGTAAACGTGTGTTGACGCTCTCTTCGCTATTTTTGTTGGTGACGGTGCTTTCGGCGCCCTGGCTGAGGTCCGACGATAAAGGCGTGCCGCACTACAATGCCGCGCCCGCCAAGGGCGACAAGCTGGAGCCGATCCTGACGAAGAATCAGCTTTGGGGAGACAACGCGCAGTATACGTACCAGACGCATGCGTATGAACTGGCGGCAAAGATTCCGGCGGTGATCCGCCAGCAGCCTTGCTATTGCTATTGCGACCGCGGCATGGGGCACAACAGCCTGCACAGCTGCTTTGCGGGCACGCATGGCGCGCAGTGCGGAACCTGCCTGCAGGAGCTGTATTACACCTACCAGATGAACAAGCAAGGCAAGACTCCGCGGCAGATTCGCGCGGGAATTATCAAAGGCGACTACAAGCAGATCGATCTGCAGACAGCCGCCAGCATCAATTGATCGTAATCCGGTAATCTTGTTCCTCCACTTTTTCGACAAGGCGGTTTAATGGCACCGAAGCTGATTGCAAAGAAGCAGGTAACAGAAGATCCACATCACACAGAAGCAGTGAAGAGTTACGAACAGGGTGTTCGCGCCCTGCAGGAGCGGAAGTTCGAGAAGGCCAAGGGGCATCTGCAGAAGGTATTGGCCGGGCCGAATAAGTCGCTCTGCGACCGCGCGAAAGTCCATCTCCAGACCTGCGACCAGCACTCCGACAAACCGGCGCTGCAGTTCAAGACGTCGGAGGAGCATTTCGATTTCGCGGTTTCGCTCATTAACACGGGCGACTACGAGACGGCGCGCGAGCATCTGGACAAGATGCTCAAACAGCAGCCGAAATCGGATTACGTTCTTTACGGACTGGCCGCTCTCAGCTGCCTGACGGGACACATTGAGGAAGCTCTCAAGACTCTGGATGAGGCGATCCAGGTGAGCCCGGCGCTACGTTTTCAGGCTCGCAACGATTCCGACTTCCAGAATCTGGCGGAAGATCCGCGCTTCACCGAACTGTTGTATCCAGAT
It encodes the following:
- a CDS encoding tetratricopeptide repeat protein, yielding MAPKLIAKKQVTEDPHHTEAVKSYEQGVRALQERKFEKAKGHLQKVLAGPNKSLCDRAKVHLQTCDQHSDKPALQFKTSEEHFDFAVSLINTGDYETAREHLDKMLKQQPKSDYVLYGLAALSCLTGHIEEALKTLDEAIQVSPALRFQARNDSDFQNLAEDPRFTELLYPDPGAEAGVAEEELNTY